One part of the Deltaproteobacteria bacterium genome encodes these proteins:
- a CDS encoding LLM class flavin-dependent oxidoreductase, with the protein MAGLGVVLSTATEAPPKEFVELGRLAEAQGFAAILVNEGRGDALACAEAIALNTSRIRVGTNIANIYFRHPFLAAMTAATISDLSEGRLVLGFGVSHRPLLESLGIRMDQPRQYMREYVQTVKKALRGESVGTFFRPRPAAFPVPVYVASVTVETAEVGGECGDGIMPFLPARSYLPQLVAAAKTAAQRVGKDPAAVDCIVSIPTFIAENVEQARSAARYNLAFFAQLPFYRKQWRRCGFVDEVNALQEAWKNNNRRAAAALVSDRMVEEVCIFGPPSMCKEQIAAFREAGAAMPVIAVSPVNEDRLAATRKALQLLAP; encoded by the coding sequence ATGGCTGGTCTAGGAGTGGTTCTTTCGACGGCAACTGAGGCTCCGCCCAAAGAGTTTGTCGAACTCGGGCGTCTAGCTGAAGCACAAGGATTTGCGGCCATTCTCGTGAATGAAGGCCGGGGCGATGCCCTGGCCTGTGCTGAAGCGATTGCCCTGAATACGTCACGTATTCGCGTGGGCACGAATATCGCCAACATTTATTTCCGCCATCCCTTTTTAGCCGCCATGACTGCGGCGACTATTTCCGATCTCTCTGAAGGTCGTCTGGTCTTAGGCTTCGGTGTCAGTCACCGACCGTTGTTGGAGTCGTTGGGGATTCGTATGGACCAGCCCCGCCAGTACATGCGTGAATATGTCCAGACGGTGAAGAAAGCGCTGCGTGGGGAGTCGGTCGGCACGTTTTTTCGCCCGCGCCCTGCCGCGTTTCCCGTGCCGGTGTATGTGGCGTCCGTGACGGTCGAAACCGCAGAGGTTGGCGGCGAGTGCGGCGACGGCATTATGCCGTTTCTGCCGGCTCGTTCCTATCTGCCGCAGTTGGTGGCGGCAGCCAAAACCGCTGCGCAGCGTGTCGGGAAAGACCCGGCCGCCGTCGATTGTATTGTGAGTATTCCTACCTTCATTGCTGAAAATGTGGAGCAAGCCCGCTCCGCCGCGCGTTACAACTTAGCGTTCTTCGCGCAGTTGCCGTTTTATCGTAAGCAGTGGCGGCGCTGCGGATTCGTTGACGAAGTGAATGCGTTGCAAGAAGCGTGGAAGAACAATAATCGGCGGGCGGCGGCGGCGTTGGTGTCCGACCGCATGGTGGAAGAAGTGTGCATCTTCGGTCCGCCCAGCATGTGCAAAGAGCAGATCGCGGCGTTCCGCGAAGCCGGCGCTGCCATGCCGGTCATTGCCGTTAGCCCAGTTAATGAGGATCGTCTCGCGGCGACCCGCAAAGCGTTGCAGCTTTTAGCGCCGTGA